One genomic window of Camelina sativa cultivar DH55 chromosome 5, Cs, whole genome shotgun sequence includes the following:
- the LOC104786625 gene encoding uncharacterized protein LOC104786625, which produces MREKRGNRKTLDPVGEDGVTGKEGKGFFACYLLTSLSPRHKGQTYIGFTVNPRRRIRQHNGEITSGAWRTKRKRPWEMVLCIYGFPTNVSALQFEWAWQHPRESVAVREAAAAFKSFSGIAGKIKLVYTMLNLPAWNSLNLTVNYFSSKYAHHGGLSPSLPLHMKVQVCCMDDLPYFTKLDNSSQPEDDEIPEVVNEEAEDDDSSQSQPENSGTSQSDDLYPGEKEKELHERHFEKAKEPVTVLDGDRLANFSGFGSLEEDIVEDKVSHSTVGSIEVMEKEPETVFVDRLANFTGFGVVEIVEDEVSHGTVGSTEAMEKDCWRRRNLTTTSTTTEVDVEVIDLMTPSPSCRAGSSMKRRRVSEFIDLTMSPNFIEL; this is translated from the exons atgagagagaaaaGGGGAAATCGGAAAACCCTAGATCCCGTCGGTGAGGATGGAGTCACCGGAAAAGAAGGGAAAGGCTTCTTCGCCTGCTATCTCTTAACCTCTCTTAGCCCTCGTCACAAGGGTCAAACCTATATCGG GTTTACGGTGAACCCAAGACGGAGAATAAGGCAGCACAATGGAGAGATTACAAGTGGTGCTTGGAGAACAAAGAGGAAACGTCCCTGGGAAATGGTTCTCTGTATCTATGGTTTCCCCACCAACGTCTCTGCCCTTCag TTTGAATGGGCTTGGCAGCATCCGAGAGAATCAGTGGCAGTGAGAGAAGCTGCTGCTGCTTTTAAATCCTTCTCTGGGATTGCAGGCAAGATCAAGCTTGTATACACAATGCTTAATCTTCCAGCTTGGAACAG TTTAAACCTGACAGTTAATTATTTCTCATCAAAGTATGCTCACCATGGTGGTCTTTCTCCAAGTTTGCCTCTACACATGAAAGTCCAAGTTTGTTGTATGGATGATCTTCCATATTTCACAAAGCTAGACAACAGTTCTCAACCCGAAGACGATGAGATTCCTGAGGTTGTTAATGAAGAAGCTGAGGATGATGATAGTAGCCAAAGCCAGCCTGAGAACTCAGGTACAAGCCAATCTGATGACTTGTATCCGGGCGAGAAAGAGAAGGAACTTCATGAGCGGCATTTTGAGAAAGCGAAAGAACCCGTAACTGTACTTGATGGTGACAGATTAGCAAATTTCAGTGGTTTTGGCTCATTAGAAGAAGATATTGTTGAAGATAAAGTATCACATAGCACTGTAGGATCCATTGAAGTTATGGAGAAAGAACCCGAAACTGTATTTGTTGACAGATTAGCAAATTTCACTGGTTTTGGCGTAGTTGAGATTGTTGAAGATGAAGTATCACATGGAACTGTAGGATCAACTGAAGCTATGGAGAAAGattgttggagaagaagaaaccttacTACCACCTCAACGACGACTGAGGTTGACGTTGAGGTGATCGATCTGATGACTCCATCACCTAGCTGCAGAGCTGGGTCGTCTATGAAGAGACGAAGAGTTTCTGAGTTTATAGATTTAACTATGTCTCCTAATTTCATAGAGTTGTAG
- the LOC104786626 gene encoding LOB domain-containing protein 13-like, with translation MSRNREEFGEYYEIVKKIKKDPTYATTTDHHAVMGIRRHVAAVPPGTTLNTVTPCAACKLLRRRCAEECPFSPYFSPHEPQKFAAVHKVFGASNVSKMLLEVGESQRGDAANSLVYEANLRLRDPIYGCMGAISALQHHIQSLQTELTTVRTDILRYKYREATTITSLQNNNFNNNTTTSSVSCDHHALASAILLSPPPPPPPPPRPPRLLSSQPAPPPTPPGSLPSPSMVVSSSSSSNSSATNSMYNPPPSSAAGYSNSLSSDNNVHYFD, from the exons ATGTCCAGAAACAG GGAAGAATTTGGAGAGTACTACGAGATCgtgaaaaagataaagaaagatcCAACCTACGCAACCACGACGGATCATCATGCCGTGATGGGGATCAGGAGACACGTGGCGGCGGTGCCTCCGGGGACGACGTTGAACACCGTTACCCCATGCGCCGCTTGTAAGCTTCTCCGCCGTCGTTGCGCGGAGGAGTGTCCTTTCTCACCTTACTTCTCTCCCCACGAGCCACAGAAGTTCGCCGCCGTTCATAAAGTCTTTGGAGCTAGTAACGTTTCTAAGATGCTTCTG GAAGTGGGAGAGAGCCAGAGAGGAGACGCAGCGAACAGTTTAGTGTACGAAGCAAACCTCAGACTCAGAGATCCAATCTACGGCTGCATGGGAGCAATCTCAGCTCTTCAACACCACATTCAATCTCTCCAGACCGAACTCACCACCGTCCGTACGGACATCCTCCGCTACAAATACCGAGAAGCCACCACCATCACTTCCctccaaaacaacaacttcaacaacaATACAACAACGTCATCAGTGAGCTGTGATCATCATGCTCTCGCCTCGGCGATTCTCctctcaccaccaccaccacctcctcctcctccacgaCCACCAAGGTTGTTGTCCTCTCAGCCTGCTCCACCGCCTACGCCACCGGGTTCTTTGCCGTCTCCGTCGATGGTGgtgtcgtcttcttcgtcttccaaTTCATCAGCCACCAATTCTATGTATAATCCTCCTCCGTCTTCGGCGGCTGGATACAGCAATTCTCTGTCCAGTGATAATAATGTTCATTACTTTGATTAA